The following proteins are encoded in a genomic region of Maribacter hydrothermalis:
- a CDS encoding DUF3820 family protein, with the protein MEINPDKEKLIELAHYRMPFGKYKGKYLIDLPEPYLVWFQQKGFPDGKLGELLRSMLEIKTNGLESIIRKIQKHFPKETR; encoded by the coding sequence ATGGAAATAAATCCTGATAAGGAAAAATTAATAGAATTAGCACATTACCGAATGCCATTTGGTAAGTATAAGGGTAAGTATTTAATAGATTTACCAGAGCCCTATTTGGTATGGTTTCAGCAAAAAGGATTTCCTGATGGGAAATTAGGAGAATTATTACGTTCTATGCTTGAAATCAAAACAAATGGCTTAGAATCGATAATTCGAAAAATACAGAAACATTTTCCTAAGGAAACCCGTTAA
- a CDS encoding hydroxypyruvate isomerase family protein has translation MKRRNFIGTSAAASVGFLTTSAAMANNKNIDPNDKLKYNINHSVCYWCYGTIPFEDFLKNLVALDIRSIDLVGPDEFPLLKKYNIHASMCWGAGMGIEKGWNDLSLHEELIKDYERVIPLVAEAGYTNLICFSGNRNGMNDLVGLRNCALGLKKLMPLAEKHGVVLQMELLNSKVDHKDYMCDTSEWGVSLCQAIGSENFKLLYDIYHMQIMEGDIIRNIEDYHQYYGHYHTGGNPGRHEIDETQEIFYPAVMKAILKTGYTGHVAQEFIPSWDDKLAALKQGVTICDV, from the coding sequence ATGAAACGAAGAAATTTTATTGGCACCTCAGCCGCTGCCTCTGTCGGATTCTTAACTACCTCTGCTGCAATGGCAAACAATAAAAATATCGACCCTAACGATAAATTAAAATACAATATAAACCATAGTGTATGTTATTGGTGCTATGGAACCATCCCTTTCGAAGATTTTCTTAAAAATTTAGTAGCGCTGGATATTCGTTCTATAGACCTAGTTGGTCCAGATGAATTTCCACTCTTAAAAAAATATAACATTCACGCTTCTATGTGTTGGGGTGCTGGCATGGGAATTGAAAAAGGCTGGAACGACCTTTCTTTACATGAAGAATTAATAAAAGATTACGAACGAGTAATTCCTTTAGTTGCAGAAGCAGGCTACACCAACCTCATTTGCTTTAGTGGCAATAGAAACGGAATGAACGATTTAGTTGGCTTACGCAACTGTGCCCTAGGTTTAAAAAAGTTAATGCCTTTGGCTGAAAAGCATGGAGTAGTTCTACAAATGGAACTCTTGAACAGTAAGGTAGACCATAAAGATTATATGTGCGATACTTCTGAATGGGGAGTTTCTCTTTGCCAGGCAATTGGTTCTGAAAACTTTAAACTTTTGTATGATATCTACCACATGCAAATAATGGAGGGTGATATTATTAGAAACATTGAAGACTACCATCAGTATTACGGACACTACCATACAGGCGGAAATCCTGGTAGACACGAAATTGATGAAACACAAGAAATTTTCTACCCCGCGGTAATGAAAGCCATTTTAAAAACTGGATACACAGGTCATGTAGCGCAAGAATTTATTCCTAGTTGGGATGATAAATTAGCTGCCTTAAAACAAGGAGTGACTATTTGTGATGTGTAA
- a CDS encoding DUF922 domain-containing protein, which yields MLTVQGQEEVEWSSDFRFTWADFKGKVPISSGAAATTASGLSYNFFTYYEHDELKITYNVYAYFYPTKSWYKPKICTDVTLLHEQLHFDITELYARKFRAQLANATFSDNVKEEVREIYHATLRQLNDFQNKYDSETNYSRNLPVQERWVKEIEAALK from the coding sequence ATGCTAACTGTTCAGGGTCAAGAGGAAGTGGAATGGTCTTCAGATTTTAGATTTACCTGGGCAGATTTTAAAGGCAAGGTGCCAATTTCGTCAGGTGCTGCTGCAACAACAGCTAGCGGTCTTAGTTATAATTTTTTTACATATTACGAGCACGATGAACTTAAGATAACATATAATGTCTATGCTTACTTTTATCCAACAAAGTCATGGTACAAACCTAAAATATGTACTGATGTTACTTTGTTGCATGAACAATTACATTTTGATATTACAGAACTGTACGCTCGTAAATTTAGAGCACAATTAGCCAATGCCACTTTTTCCGATAACGTAAAAGAAGAAGTTCGTGAAATATACCATGCTACACTTCGTCAATTGAACGATTTTCAAAATAAGTACGATTCGGAAACTAACTATTCTAGAAATTTACCTGTTCAAGAAAGATGGGTGAAAGAAATTGAAGCTGCTTTAAAATAA
- a CDS encoding OsmC family protein — MTSKVTYNGELRTECVHVKSNDSFVTDAPVDNNGLGQAFSPTDTVATGLASCMLTMMGIKANGLEVDIKGTTASVTKHMVASPRRISKIEVEVRLPGKISDKNRKILEHTANTCPVLYSLHPDIEKVITYHWDL, encoded by the coding sequence ATGACATCAAAAGTAACGTACAACGGAGAGTTAAGAACGGAATGTGTTCATGTAAAATCGAACGATTCCTTTGTAACCGATGCGCCAGTGGATAACAACGGATTAGGGCAGGCATTTTCACCGACCGATACCGTTGCAACAGGTTTAGCAAGTTGTATGTTGACCATGATGGGTATTAAGGCAAACGGATTAGAAGTAGATATAAAAGGTACTACGGCATCCGTTACCAAACACATGGTAGCCTCACCAAGAAGAATTTCTAAAATAGAAGTAGAAGTTCGTTTACCAGGAAAGATATCAGATAAGAATAGAAAAATTTTAGAGCATACGGCAAATACGTGTCCTGTACTCTATAGTTTGCATCCAGACATAGAAAAAGTAATTACCTATCATTGGGATTTATAA
- a CDS encoding LysM peptidoglycan-binding domain-containing protein: MKYIFNKIYIIGSFCLLVSCTALAQKFNTHEVKQGETLESISKMYGVTPANILQYNKEIKQGQALRVNTILVVPGKKTANSSTKPTSDVKKSDHKDSIVAREPFGFTTHRVKKRETIFGITQQYKITEEELKKYNTQLYASSLQKKMELRIPKYKVPLIQKTVLNEDELEKYIVAAKETRWSIAHKYGITIDSMLVLNPSLSKTTNYLSEGFELLMPKIAGSSVQNQVTQLYTSYTVPPKMNFYRLEQEFGVKSDEIVRLNPEITERGGLKEGMVIRIPEQKVETGEINTDNYIFYEVKPKQNEFRLTRKFGMTWAEIVQLNPDLKEGLKAGMVLKLPKDKVGDFEVKNALVIDKISLVDSLNVAIVPKVLFLLPFRLDKVNLADKEVSEKTIDLRKDMTVSLGLYSGALVAIDSIKSLGISIDVKTFDNQLDLVKTKQILQNEQLGAYSAVFGPLDVPSLKETAVQASKFNVPVVAPVRAKSDISLNNVFFSYTDDAILLKHMLDYVDANHLEETILIIADEENKNEKEAILKRFPSAKVVVVKEEEKNIGINRDKLQTLLSDKVPNWVFVESDNYKLISSVVSILNSFHNSAFDPLVGKDKVSVRMFTTDMNSAFENDVISNTHLSNLKFTYPSVNRMVTNNSFVDRYIKRFGDEPDRYAVRGFDLMYDLLLKLAYKNDLIDVSRFIGETEYNGNKFNYERKGVSGYYNQSSYIMMMDDLRIKTLE; the protein is encoded by the coding sequence ATGAAATATATATTTAATAAAATTTACATCATTGGTTCATTTTGCCTTTTGGTCTCGTGTACGGCATTGGCCCAAAAGTTTAATACTCACGAAGTAAAACAAGGAGAAACGTTAGAAAGTATTTCTAAAATGTATGGAGTAACGCCTGCAAATATTCTTCAGTATAATAAGGAAATTAAGCAAGGACAGGCATTAAGGGTTAATACCATTTTAGTGGTGCCGGGTAAAAAGACTGCTAATAGTTCAACTAAGCCTACTTCTGATGTTAAAAAAAGTGATCATAAAGATTCAATTGTAGCTAGAGAACCTTTTGGTTTTACTACACACAGGGTAAAGAAAAGAGAAACAATTTTCGGAATTACCCAACAATATAAAATTACCGAAGAGGAACTTAAGAAGTATAATACTCAGTTATACGCGTCTTCATTGCAAAAGAAGATGGAATTGCGTATTCCTAAATATAAAGTTCCATTAATACAAAAGACGGTACTTAATGAAGATGAGTTAGAGAAGTATATTGTTGCCGCAAAAGAAACAAGGTGGAGTATTGCCCATAAATATGGTATAACTATAGATAGCATGTTGGTTTTAAATCCTAGTTTATCTAAAACTACCAATTACCTTTCCGAAGGTTTTGAGTTGTTAATGCCTAAAATAGCCGGTAGTAGTGTTCAAAATCAAGTTACACAGTTATACACGTCTTACACGGTACCACCTAAGATGAATTTTTATCGATTAGAGCAAGAATTCGGAGTAAAATCAGATGAAATTGTTCGTTTAAATCCAGAAATTACGGAGCGTGGCGGACTTAAAGAAGGTATGGTTATTCGTATTCCCGAACAAAAAGTAGAAACTGGAGAAATTAACACGGATAATTACATTTTCTATGAGGTTAAACCAAAGCAAAATGAGTTTAGGTTAACTAGAAAATTTGGAATGACCTGGGCTGAAATAGTTCAATTGAATCCTGATTTAAAAGAGGGTCTAAAAGCAGGTATGGTTTTAAAATTGCCAAAAGATAAAGTTGGAGATTTTGAAGTTAAAAATGCACTTGTAATAGATAAGATAAGTTTAGTAGATAGCCTTAACGTTGCAATTGTTCCAAAAGTGTTATTCTTGTTGCCTTTTAGATTAGATAAGGTAAATTTAGCAGATAAGGAGGTTTCGGAAAAAACAATTGACCTAAGAAAAGATATGACGGTTAGTTTAGGCCTTTATTCCGGTGCCTTAGTAGCCATAGATTCCATAAAGTCTTTGGGTATTTCTATTGATGTAAAAACGTTTGACAATCAATTAGATTTAGTAAAAACTAAGCAAATTTTACAAAATGAGCAGCTTGGTGCTTATAGTGCGGTCTTTGGACCTTTAGACGTCCCTTCTTTAAAAGAAACTGCGGTACAGGCCTCTAAATTTAATGTTCCTGTGGTTGCGCCAGTTCGTGCTAAAAGCGATATAAGTTTAAATAATGTTTTCTTTTCATATACTGACGATGCGATATTGTTAAAACATATGCTAGATTATGTTGACGCTAACCATTTAGAAGAAACTATATTGATTATTGCAGATGAAGAAAACAAAAATGAAAAGGAAGCAATTTTAAAAAGATTTCCTTCTGCTAAAGTTGTAGTAGTAAAAGAAGAAGAAAAAAATATAGGTATTAATAGAGATAAATTACAGACCTTACTTTCGGATAAAGTTCCTAATTGGGTATTTGTAGAATCGGACAATTACAAATTAATATCCAGTGTGGTCTCTATTTTAAATTCATTTCATAACAGCGCTTTTGATCCTTTAGTTGGTAAAGATAAAGTTAGTGTGCGTATGTTTACAACTGATATGAATTCTGCTTTTGAGAATGATGTTATTTCTAACACACATTTATCGAATTTAAAGTTTACATATCCTTCGGTTAATCGTATGGTTACCAATAATTCTTTTGTTGACCGCTACATAAAACGTTTTGGAGATGAACCTGATAGATATGCCGTAAGGGGATTTGACCTTATGTATGATTTGTTATTGAAATTGGCTTATAAAAACGATTTAATTGATGTTTCTAGATTTATAGGTGAAACGGAATACAATGGTAATAAGTTCAATTATGAGCGTAAAGGTGTCTCAGGATACTATAATCAGTCATCTTACATAATGATGATGGACGATTTAAGAATTAAAACATTAGAGTAG
- the guaA gene encoding glutamine-hydrolyzing GMP synthase: MQNKVLILDFGSQYTQLIGRRVRELNIFSEIKPYNKLPQDLSEYNAVILSGSPLSVRGDDAVHPDLSEIRGKKPLLGVCYGAQYLAHFHGGSVEKSNTREYGRANLSFIKENEPFFDKVSTGSQVWMSHADTIKHLPENTTLLASTHDVENAAFKFIGEETYAIQFHPEVYHSKDGKQVLENFLVNIAGMEQTWTPDAFVDKTVAELKEKIGDEKVILGLSGGVDSSVAAVLLHKAIGKNLHCIFVNNGLLRKNEFTDVLKQYEGMGLNVKGVDASARFLDDLAGESDPETKRKTIGRVFIEVFDDESHLVENAKWLAQGTIYPDVIESVSATGGPSQTIKSHHNVGGLPDFMKLKVVEPLKMLFKDEVRRVGASLGIDKALLGRHPFPGPGLAIRILGDITPEKVAILQEVDAIFIDGLKKWDLYDKVWQAGAMLLPVNSVGVMGDERTYEKCVALRAVESTDGMTADWVNLPYEFLQKTSNDIINKVPGVNRVVYDISSKPPATIEWE; the protein is encoded by the coding sequence ATGCAAAATAAAGTCCTAATATTAGATTTTGGTTCTCAATACACTCAATTGATTGGTAGACGTGTGCGTGAGCTAAATATTTTCTCCGAAATTAAACCTTATAATAAACTACCACAAGACCTTTCTGAGTATAATGCGGTGATACTTTCGGGATCTCCATTGTCAGTTAGAGGAGACGATGCAGTGCATCCAGACCTGTCTGAAATTCGCGGTAAAAAACCATTATTGGGTGTTTGTTATGGTGCACAATATTTAGCACATTTTCACGGTGGTAGTGTAGAAAAATCCAATACTAGAGAATATGGCCGTGCCAACCTTAGTTTTATTAAGGAAAACGAACCATTTTTTGATAAAGTAAGTACAGGCAGTCAAGTATGGATGAGCCATGCTGATACTATTAAGCATCTGCCTGAGAATACAACCCTATTGGCAAGCACCCATGATGTGGAAAATGCAGCCTTTAAGTTTATAGGAGAAGAAACGTATGCAATACAATTTCACCCAGAAGTATATCACTCTAAAGACGGAAAACAGGTTCTGGAGAACTTTTTGGTAAATATTGCCGGAATGGAACAAACTTGGACACCCGATGCTTTTGTTGATAAAACGGTAGCGGAGCTAAAAGAAAAAATTGGTGATGAAAAGGTAATCTTAGGATTGTCTGGCGGAGTAGACTCTTCTGTTGCAGCGGTATTATTGCATAAGGCAATAGGTAAAAACTTGCATTGTATATTTGTAAATAACGGACTTTTGAGAAAGAACGAGTTTACAGATGTATTGAAGCAATACGAAGGTATGGGCTTAAATGTGAAAGGTGTAGATGCTTCGGCACGTTTTTTGGATGATCTAGCTGGTGAAAGTGATCCAGAAACGAAAAGAAAAACAATTGGTCGCGTATTTATAGAGGTTTTTGATGATGAATCGCATTTGGTAGAAAATGCAAAATGGCTGGCACAGGGTACTATTTATCCAGACGTTATAGAGTCTGTTTCGGCAACCGGGGGTCCGTCACAAACCATTAAAAGTCACCATAATGTAGGCGGTTTGCCAGATTTCATGAAATTGAAGGTGGTAGAGCCTTTGAAGATGTTGTTTAAGGATGAAGTAAGAAGAGTGGGAGCAAGCTTGGGTATCGACAAGGCATTATTGGGTAGACATCCTTTTCCAGGTCCTGGTTTGGCAATTCGTATTCTTGGAGATATCACACCAGAGAAAGTAGCTATTTTGCAAGAGGTAGATGCTATTTTTATAGACGGATTAAAAAAATGGGATTTATACGATAAAGTATGGCAAGCAGGTGCCATGTTACTACCTGTAAATAGTGTTGGTGTTATGGGCGATGAGCGTACCTACGAAAAATGTGTTGCGCTTAGAGCTGTAGAAAGTACAGATGGTATGACTGCTGATTGGGTGAATCTGCCATACGAGTTTTTACAAAAAACATCAAATGATATCATTAATAAAGTCCCTGGGGTAAATCGTGTCGTATATGATATAAGTTCAAAGCCGCCAGCAACAATAGAATGGGAATAG
- a CDS encoding SIMPL domain-containing protein, translating to MKQVSAIIFGVAIVIAAYFLGNAYVQRASPPQIISVTGLGNENFTSDLIVWDGQFSTNSTVLKTAFDQLNNDKEIVRTYLISKGIDANSIIFNSVQTIEQRDNQYENGNYVGSIFRGYQLIQTLNIESENVALIENVSREITELLNKGVQFNSSPPRYYYTKLADLKIEMISKATEDARIRAEKIAENAGSNLGDLVSANMGVFQITGQNSGEDYSWGGAYNTSSKNKTASITMRLEYKVK from the coding sequence ATGAAACAAGTAAGTGCAATTATTTTTGGGGTAGCAATTGTTATCGCTGCCTATTTTTTAGGCAATGCCTATGTACAAAGAGCAAGTCCGCCTCAAATTATCTCTGTAACGGGTTTAGGGAATGAAAATTTCACCTCCGACCTCATTGTTTGGGATGGTCAATTTTCTACCAATAGTACAGTTTTAAAGACTGCTTTTGACCAATTAAATAATGATAAAGAAATTGTTCGTACCTATTTGATATCAAAAGGTATTGATGCAAATAGTATTATTTTTAATAGTGTACAGACTATTGAACAGCGCGATAACCAATATGAAAATGGAAATTATGTTGGCAGCATTTTCCGGGGATATCAATTAATACAAACTTTAAATATTGAATCTGAGAATGTTGCACTTATAGAAAATGTATCTCGAGAAATAACCGAACTATTAAATAAAGGTGTGCAATTTAACTCGTCTCCACCACGGTATTATTACACAAAATTAGCCGACCTAAAAATTGAAATGATATCTAAAGCAACTGAAGATGCAAGAATTCGTGCGGAAAAAATAGCTGAAAATGCCGGTAGCAATTTAGGTGACTTAGTATCTGCTAATATGGGAGTTTTTCAAATAACAGGTCAAAATTCTGGTGAAGACTACAGTTGGGGTGGTGCTTATAACACTTCTTCTAAAAATAAAACCGCATCAATTACCATGCGTCTAGAGTATAAAGTAAAGTAA